One Sulfurovum sp. TSL1 DNA segment encodes these proteins:
- a CDS encoding ABC transporter permease: MKRFMNLRPSRGATLFLGLLPFIIVAVFYLVASDMRLTENPNDKLLPSMASFSEAIDRMAFTPSKRTGEILFIGDTVSSLERLGLGVLISAVLAMLIGIPLGFIPFLRAGLSPFVAAFSMVPPMAVLPILFIVFGMGELAKVALIVIGVTPLLVRDMQQRVSEIPVEQLIKAQTLGGSSWTIVMRVVLPQVFPRLLDAVRITLGTAWIFLISAEAIAATEGLGYRIFLVRRYMSMDVILPYVAWITFLAFLFDFMLKKLTYKLFPWYTAGKEGS, translated from the coding sequence ATGAAACGATTTATGAACCTTCGACCATCCAGAGGAGCAACGCTCTTCTTGGGATTATTACCATTTATTATTGTCGCGGTGTTCTATCTCGTGGCATCAGATATGCGTCTTACGGAAAATCCGAATGACAAGCTTTTACCATCCATGGCAAGCTTTTCAGAAGCCATTGACCGTATGGCCTTTACACCAAGTAAACGAACAGGTGAAATACTCTTCATTGGAGATACAGTATCTTCACTTGAACGATTGGGACTCGGGGTCCTCATAAGTGCTGTATTGGCAATGCTTATCGGCATCCCTCTAGGGTTTATTCCTTTTCTGAGGGCAGGTTTGTCGCCTTTTGTGGCAGCCTTTTCCATGGTGCCGCCAATGGCGGTCCTGCCTATTTTGTTCATTGTTTTTGGTATGGGTGAGCTGGCGAAGGTTGCACTGATCGTCATCGGTGTGACACCACTGCTTGTCCGTGACATGCAGCAGCGTGTCTCTGAGATACCGGTCGAACAGCTTATTAAAGCACAGACTCTTGGAGGATCAAGCTGGACGATCGTGATGCGTGTTGTCTTACCGCAGGTCTTTCCTAGGCTGCTTGATGCAGTGCGTATCACACTGGGTACGGCATGGATCTTTCTTATTTCAGCAGAAGCGATCGCAGCGACCGAAGGTTTAGGGTACCGTATCTTTCTGGTGCGCCGTTATATGTCAATGGATGTGATCCTGCCTTATGTGGCATGGATCACATTTCTTGCCTTCTTGTTTGACTTTATGTTAAAGAAGCTGACCTATAAACTATTTCCATGGTATACGGCCGGAAAGGAGGGATCATGA
- a CDS encoding ABC transporter ATP-binding protein codes for MSLIHIKNLWKKYDDNVVLERITLDIKEGEFCTLVGPSGCGKSTFLKMLLGQETPTSGTFLLDGKPFPDEPGIERGIVFQRYSVFPHLTVLGNVMMAMELKASKFFGKFFGTKRKEAKESAMDMLRSVGLGDAADKYPSELSGGMQQRLSIAQSLVNKPKILLLDEPFGALDPGIRADMHALILDLWEKNNLTIVMVTHDLKESFYLGTRLLVFDKVRYEPQAPNMYGALITYDIPVGDTRETVLKEVEKSINE; via the coding sequence ATGAGTCTGATTCATATTAAAAACCTTTGGAAAAAATATGATGACAATGTTGTACTTGAGAGAATAACCCTCGATATTAAAGAGGGAGAGTTCTGTACACTGGTCGGTCCTTCAGGATGCGGGAAGAGTACATTCTTAAAAATGCTCTTAGGACAGGAGACACCCACAAGCGGTACATTCCTGCTTGATGGTAAACCTTTTCCTGATGAGCCGGGAATAGAACGTGGAATCGTTTTTCAGCGTTACTCAGTTTTCCCTCATTTAACTGTGTTGGGAAATGTCATGATGGCCATGGAGCTCAAAGCATCAAAATTCTTTGGGAAATTCTTTGGCACAAAACGTAAAGAAGCTAAAGAGAGTGCCATGGATATGCTTAGGTCAGTCGGCCTTGGCGATGCGGCAGATAAATACCCCAGCGAACTCTCCGGAGGTATGCAGCAGCGTCTCTCCATTGCACAGTCTTTGGTCAATAAACCAAAGATACTTCTGCTGGATGAACCGTTTGGTGCATTGGACCCGGGGATTCGTGCCGATATGCATGCACTCATTTTGGACCTATGGGAAAAGAACAATCTCACGATCGTGATGGTGACCCATGACCTCAAGGAGAGTTTTTACCTTGGTACACGTCTGCTTGTCTTTGACAAGGTACGTTATGAACCGCAGGCACCCAACATGTACGGGGCGTTGATCACGTATGACATACCTGTAGGTGATACAAGGGAAACGGTCTTAAAAGAAGTAGAAAAATCTATAAATGAATAA
- a CDS encoding urea amidolyase associated protein UAAP1, which produces MITTHKDLKPESILLDEVLPGGGRWSKIIKRGDKLRITTKDGLGSLSAMFYNADNTAERFNSADTVKLQHNAYFGKGRVLYSELGRVLFSITDETTGGLFDAIAGISNPRIVKERFGEGDFEHIRNRYYKSDRENFLVELGKYGMGKRDMIPAINFFRKVDVKEGSKLELSPQRAEPGSYIELRAEMNVLLVLSNTPHVMEEGEYNPSDVQLTLHKADPVTEDDLCMNFTPQSQRAFINNARYFA; this is translated from the coding sequence ATGATAACAACACATAAAGATTTAAAACCTGAAAGTATCCTTCTTGATGAAGTACTTCCGGGAGGCGGCAGATGGTCAAAGATCATCAAACGCGGTGACAAGCTGCGCATTACCACAAAAGATGGCTTAGGTTCTCTTTCGGCCATGTTCTACAATGCAGATAACACTGCAGAACGTTTTAACTCCGCAGACACGGTTAAACTTCAACATAATGCTTATTTTGGCAAAGGAAGAGTGCTTTATTCGGAATTGGGCCGCGTGCTTTTTTCGATCACAGATGAGACAACCGGAGGGCTTTTTGATGCCATTGCAGGGATCAGCAACCCGCGTATTGTCAAAGAGCGTTTCGGTGAGGGAGACTTTGAACATATCCGTAACCGTTATTATAAAAGCGACCGTGAAAACTTTTTGGTCGAACTGGGCAAATACGGTATGGGTAAACGTGACATGATCCCTGCGATCAACTTCTTTAGAAAAGTCGATGTCAAAGAGGGGAGTAAACTTGAACTTTCACCCCAACGTGCCGAACCAGGAAGTTATATCGAACTGCGTGCAGAGATGAATGTACTTTTGGTACTCTCAAACACACCGCATGTGATGGAAGAGGGTGAATACAACCCAAGTGATGTTCAGCTGACCCTCCACAAGGCAGATCCTGTCACCGAGGATGACCTATGTATGAACTTTACCCCACAATCCCAGCGTGCTTTCATAAACAATGCACGCTATTTTGCCTAA
- a CDS encoding urea amidolyase associated protein UAAP2 — MSKDIKNAVYNEKVAAGVPWSHVVKKGQTLRIIDLEGCQAVDTLFYNANDHEERYSANDTVREQGSIFVTTGTKLISTDDNVMMEITADTCGNHDTLGGHCSAESNTVRYAHDTKYMHSCRDNYLFEIGELEMDPRDLTNNINFFMNVPIEEDGYLIIVDGISKPGAYVDMKAEMDTLVLVSNCPQLNNPCNAFNPTPIQMVIWED; from the coding sequence ATGAGCAAAGATATTAAAAACGCAGTATACAATGAAAAGGTCGCAGCAGGTGTACCTTGGAGCCATGTGGTCAAAAAAGGGCAAACCCTTCGTATCATAGACCTTGAAGGGTGTCAGGCAGTTGATACACTTTTTTACAATGCCAATGACCATGAAGAGCGTTACTCGGCCAATGACACAGTCAGAGAACAAGGGAGCATCTTTGTGACAACCGGTACAAAACTCATCTCCACCGATGATAATGTGATGATGGAAATTACTGCAGATACCTGTGGTAACCATGACACACTGGGCGGTCACTGTAGTGCTGAAAGTAATACGGTACGTTATGCACATGATACAAAATATATGCACAGCTGCCGTGACAATTATCTGTTTGAGATCGGTGAGTTGGAGATGGATCCTCGTGACCTTACCAATAACATCAACTTTTTTATGAATGTACCTATCGAAGAGGACGGATACTTGATTATCGTAGATGGTATCTCTAAACCGGGTGCCTATGTGGATATGAAGGCAGAGATGGATACTTTGGTACTTGTATCGAACTGTCCGCAGCTCAACAATCCATGTAATGCATTTAATCCGACACCGATTCAGATGGTGATCTGGGAAGACTAA
- a CDS encoding fatty acid desaturase, whose amino-acid sequence MEKISNLFRSDDALVPNIVAWTYILGTYLFGFSALLADSILYNILGIVFLAHSMVIAAYFIHECAHDSLFKKSHHNHIFGEILLWITGASYSDYEAIKHKHVRHHMDRADIVSFDFRERLLQYPKTLKIIQALEYFYIPALELMMHALVIILPFVKKSRKHLRSRIITVLVLRIAFFAALASISPKVLLLYPIAYMIFLTIMRFMDVHQHTYDLYETLDQPSGDEVKQYDSAFEKRNTFSNVFSLKYPWLNLLVLNFSYHNVHHDKQMQPWYRLPKLHKKLYGKDETQVLSFVNLLKSYHRYRVQRVINSDATNIDVHKGRDFIGVDGVSFLTAH is encoded by the coding sequence ATGGAAAAGATAAGCAACCTCTTTCGTTCTGACGATGCACTTGTACCGAATATAGTAGCGTGGACATATATACTTGGAACTTATCTATTTGGTTTTAGTGCGCTACTGGCAGACTCTATTCTCTATAATATTTTAGGGATCGTTTTTCTTGCCCACAGCATGGTCATCGCTGCTTATTTTATTCATGAGTGTGCACATGACTCTCTTTTTAAGAAAAGTCATCACAATCATATTTTTGGTGAAATTCTTCTTTGGATCACAGGTGCTTCATACAGTGATTATGAGGCGATCAAGCATAAGCACGTACGTCATCATATGGATCGTGCAGATATTGTCTCTTTTGATTTTAGAGAAAGACTGCTCCAGTATCCCAAAACATTAAAGATCATACAGGCCTTGGAATATTTTTATATTCCTGCCTTAGAGCTCATGATGCATGCATTGGTGATCATTTTGCCTTTTGTCAAAAAGTCACGCAAGCATCTGCGTTCCCGTATTATCACGGTATTAGTGCTGCGTATCGCGTTTTTTGCTGCATTGGCGAGCATCTCTCCAAAGGTTTTACTGCTGTACCCTATCGCATATATGATATTTTTAACCATCATGCGTTTTATGGATGTGCATCAGCACACCTATGACCTGTATGAGACACTCGATCAGCCAAGCGGTGATGAAGTCAAACAGTATGACAGTGCATTTGAAAAACGCAATACTTTTTCAAATGTGTTTTCACTGAAATATCCGTGGTTAAACCTTTTGGTACTGAACTTTTCATATCACAATGTACACCACGACAAACAGATGCAGCCCTGGTATCGATTGCCAAAGCTCCATAAAAAGCTCTATGGCAAGGATGAGACACAGGTTCTCTCCTTTGTCAATTTGCTTAAAAGTTATCATCGTTACCGTGTACAACGGGTGATCAACTCGGACGCAACAAATATCGACGTACATAAAGGCAGAGACTTTATCGGCGTTGATGGTGTCTCATTTTTGACGGCACATTAA
- a CDS encoding N-acyl homoserine lactonase family protein, with amino-acid sequence MTQVKKFWPILTGTHRYEKTLSTRGHGKGVIIDAPILAYLIETANGRILYDVGCDYNKIVDEVKRKHFYEHEGFPFGPPQMTEEQRLPNRLAELGLRTEDVDVVFCGHLHFDHAGGICEFCNAEVHVHEKELEAAREPADEAYFAEDLDCPINWRIYKGEYDLVPGVRAIETPGHTAGHMSMMIELPKGKPILLAGDAADLSENLEKEIAPGLCWQDNEAMAIESIRKLKELAYRSGAEIWPNHDMKYFESKNCFPQFFS; translated from the coding sequence ATGACACAAGTAAAAAAATTCTGGCCGATCCTGACAGGAACACACCGTTACGAGAAGACACTCTCGACACGTGGTCACGGTAAAGGGGTTATCATAGATGCACCTATCTTGGCTTATCTTATAGAGACGGCCAATGGACGTATCCTTTATGATGTAGGTTGTGATTACAACAAGATCGTTGATGAAGTGAAGCGCAAGCACTTCTACGAACATGAAGGGTTCCCATTCGGTCCTCCTCAGATGACCGAAGAGCAGCGTCTTCCCAACCGTCTGGCTGAGCTTGGACTTAGAACAGAAGATGTGGATGTCGTCTTTTGCGGCCATCTCCACTTTGACCATGCCGGGGGTATCTGTGAATTCTGCAATGCCGAGGTCCATGTGCATGAAAAGGAGCTCGAAGCGGCCCGAGAGCCGGCGGACGAGGCCTATTTCGCCGAGGATTTGGATTGCCCGATCAACTGGCGCATTTATAAAGGAGAGTATGACCTTGTCCCCGGTGTCCGTGCCATCGAGACACCTGGCCATACAGCAGGGCACATGTCGATGATGATCGAACTGCCCAAAGGAAAACCGATCCTGCTTGCAGGTGATGCTGCAGACCTGAGCGAAAATCTTGAAAAAGAGATCGCTCCGGGACTCTGTTGGCAGGATAACGAAGCCATGGCGATCGAGAGTATTCGTAAGCTTAAAGAGCTTGCATATCGTTCAGGGGCAGAGATCTGGCCCAATCATGATATGAAGTATTTTGAATCTAAAAACTGTTTCCCGCAGTTTTTTTCCTAA